One segment of Pleomorphomonas sp. PLEO DNA contains the following:
- the cimA gene encoding citramalate synthase, which translates to MTDKARLYLYDTTLRDGAQTSGIDFSVEEKIIVAHLIEELGFSYIEGGYPGANPTDDAFFAEKRTTKARFAAFGMTKRPGVSLSNDPGIAALLAAPVDAVTFVAKSWDYHVDVALKTTLEDNLDCIRQSVEAAVKAGREAIVDCEHFFDGYKANPDYALACAKIAFDAGARWVVLCDTNGGSMPYEVAGIVSAVAQVVPGDRLGIHAHDDTGQAVANSLAAIRAGVRQVQGTLNGIGERCGNANLTTILPTLVLKDEFASRYETGVTSEQLKTLTQQSRAFDEIINRAPNRHAPYVGLSAFATKAGIHASAILKDPRTYEHVSPESVGNRRRLLVSDQAGRSNLFAELDRQGIAYAKDDRRLTGLLAELKEREARGYSYEAADASFELLAMRHLGSVPHFYDVISYRTMVESRINAMGERVVVTEAVVKVKVDDEILMSVAEGNGPVNALDQALRKDIGKYQAEIAALELVDYKVRILNGGTGAVTRVLIESLDRATGRRWSTVGVSANIVEASFEALDDSITYKLLKNGHAGA; encoded by the coding sequence ATGACGGACAAAGCCCGCCTTTATCTCTACGATACGACGTTGCGTGACGGTGCCCAGACCTCGGGCATCGACTTCTCCGTCGAGGAGAAGATCATCGTCGCGCACCTTATCGAGGAGTTGGGCTTTTCCTACATTGAGGGCGGCTATCCCGGCGCCAACCCGACCGACGATGCCTTCTTTGCCGAAAAGCGGACAACCAAGGCGCGCTTCGCCGCCTTCGGCATGACCAAGCGTCCTGGTGTGTCGCTCTCCAACGATCCCGGCATTGCCGCGCTGCTCGCCGCGCCGGTCGACGCGGTGACTTTTGTCGCCAAATCCTGGGATTACCATGTCGATGTCGCCCTGAAGACGACGCTCGAAGATAACCTCGACTGCATTCGCCAGTCGGTGGAGGCGGCCGTGAAAGCGGGCCGCGAGGCCATCGTCGACTGCGAACATTTCTTCGATGGCTACAAGGCCAATCCCGATTATGCGCTCGCTTGCGCGAAAATCGCCTTCGACGCCGGTGCCCGTTGGGTGGTGCTGTGCGACACCAATGGCGGCTCCATGCCGTATGAAGTGGCCGGCATCGTTTCCGCGGTTGCGCAGGTGGTGCCGGGCGATCGGTTGGGCATTCATGCCCACGACGACACCGGGCAGGCCGTGGCCAATTCGCTTGCGGCTATTCGCGCCGGTGTCCGGCAAGTGCAAGGTACTCTCAATGGCATTGGCGAGCGTTGCGGCAACGCCAATCTCACCACCATCTTGCCGACGCTGGTGCTGAAGGACGAGTTTGCCAGCCGCTACGAGACCGGCGTGACGTCCGAGCAATTGAAGACGCTCACTCAGCAGTCGCGAGCCTTCGACGAGATCATCAATCGCGCGCCCAATCGCCATGCTCCCTATGTCGGTCTCTCCGCTTTTGCCACAAAGGCGGGTATCCACGCCTCAGCCATTCTGAAAGACCCGCGAACCTACGAACACGTGAGCCCGGAAAGCGTCGGCAACCGCCGCCGCCTGTTGGTATCCGATCAGGCTGGCCGCTCGAATTTGTTTGCCGAGCTCGATCGGCAGGGCATCGCCTATGCGAAGGATGACCGCCGTCTCACCGGTCTCCTGGCCGAGCTCAAGGAACGGGAGGCACGCGGCTATTCCTACGAGGCGGCCGACGCATCTTTCGAGTTGCTGGCGATGCGCCACCTCGGCAGCGTGCCGCATTTCTATGACGTGATCTCCTACCGCACCATGGTGGAAAGCCGCATCAACGCCATGGGCGAACGCGTAGTCGTCACCGAGGCGGTGGTGAAGGTGAAGGTGGATGACGAGATCCTGATGTCCGTGGCCGAAGGCAACGGCCCGGTCAACGCCCTCGACCAAGCGCTTCGCAAGGACATCGGCAAATACCAGGCCGAGATCGCCGCTCTGGAGCTGGTCGACTATAAGGTGCGCATCCTGAATGGTGGCACTGGCGCCGTGACGCGCGTGCTGATCGAGAGCCTTGATCGCGCCACCGGTCGCCGCTGGTCTACGGTCGGCGTGTCGGCCAACATCGTCGAAGCCTCATTCGAAGCCCTCGACGATTCCATCACCTATAAACTTCTCAAGAACGGTCACGCTGGGGCCTGA
- the pip gene encoding prolyl aminopeptidase — translation MTELRSYYPEIEPFETGMLDVGDGHQVYWERVGRKGGKPAVFLHGGPGGGCSSNQRRCFDPAKYDVILFDQRGCGRSTPHASLEANTTWHLVEDIERLRKMIGVDKWLVFGGSWGSTLALAYAEKHPERVTELVLRGIFGLRDFELKWFYQYGASLIHPEKFEPFREHIPQAERGDLIAAYRRRLVSEDRATRLAAARTWSLWEGSTLTLFPNEDVTSGFIDDEFALAFARIENHYFVHEGWMRPGQLFEDAGRLKAIPGVIVHGRYDMCTPLQNAWDLHKAWPEADFRIVEGAGHSLVEPGLLHELISATDRFAE, via the coding sequence ATGACCGAACTGCGCAGCTATTATCCCGAGATCGAACCGTTCGAGACCGGCATGCTCGATGTCGGCGACGGCCACCAGGTTTACTGGGAACGGGTTGGCCGGAAGGGTGGCAAGCCTGCCGTCTTTCTGCACGGCGGTCCGGGGGGCGGCTGTTCGTCCAACCAGCGGCGTTGCTTCGACCCTGCGAAATACGACGTCATCCTGTTCGATCAGCGCGGCTGCGGTCGCTCAACGCCGCATGCTTCGCTCGAGGCCAACACCACCTGGCATCTGGTCGAGGACATCGAACGCCTCCGCAAAATGATCGGCGTCGATAAGTGGCTGGTATTCGGCGGCTCCTGGGGATCGACGCTGGCACTCGCCTATGCCGAGAAACATCCCGAGCGCGTTACCGAGCTGGTCCTGCGCGGCATCTTCGGGCTGCGCGATTTCGAACTGAAGTGGTTCTATCAATACGGCGCCTCACTGATCCATCCCGAGAAGTTCGAGCCGTTCCGCGAGCATATTCCTCAGGCCGAACGGGGCGACCTGATCGCTGCCTATCGCCGTCGGCTGGTCTCCGAGGATCGCGCGACACGGCTCGCCGCCGCCCGTACCTGGTCGCTGTGGGAAGGTTCGACGCTGACGCTGTTCCCCAACGAGGACGTCACGTCCGGCTTCATTGATGATGAGTTCGCCTTGGCCTTCGCCCGGATCGAGAACCATTACTTCGTCCACGAAGGATGGATGCGCCCCGGCCAGCTGTTTGAAGACGCCGGCCGGCTGAAGGCGATTCCGGGTGTCATCGTTCACGGCCGCTACGATATGTGTACACCGCTGCAGAACGCCTGGGATCTCCATAAAGCCTGGCCGGAGGCGGACTTCCGCATCGTCGAGGGAGCGGGCCACTCGCTGGTCGAGCCTGGGCTGCTGCACGAATTGATCTCCGCCACCGACCGTTTCGCGGAGTGA
- a CDS encoding GFA family protein has product MTILTGGCQCGAIRFSCDSDKVSSVSICHCRMCQKAVGNYFAPFVAVEAGGVSWTRGSRKIYRSSNHVARAFCADCGTPLTYEADGYEPSLAGGAFDNPAALPPTVQYGVEAELPFTSDLPSLKRVRTDEGFEGAEFLDNVISNQHPDHDTSVWPVPKA; this is encoded by the coding sequence ATGACCATTCTCACCGGTGGCTGCCAATGCGGCGCCATCCGCTTTTCCTGCGACAGCGATAAGGTCTCCTCCGTATCGATCTGCCATTGCCGCATGTGCCAGAAGGCCGTCGGCAACTACTTCGCGCCTTTCGTCGCCGTTGAGGCGGGTGGTGTCAGTTGGACCCGCGGTAGCCGCAAAATCTACCGCTCGTCCAACCACGTCGCGCGCGCCTTCTGTGCCGATTGCGGCACGCCGCTCACCTACGAGGCCGATGGCTACGAACCGTCGCTCGCCGGCGGCGCTTTCGACAATCCCGCGGCCTTGCCGCCGACCGTCCAATATGGCGTCGAGGCCGAACTGCCCTTCACCTCGGACCTGCCTTCCTTGAAACGCGTCCGCACCGACGAGGGCTTCGAGGGCGCCGAATTCCTCGATAACGTCATTTCCAACCAGCATCCCGACCATGACACGTCTGTCTGGCCGGTGCCGAAAGCCTGA
- the cysS gene encoding cysteine--tRNA ligase produces MALRLYNTLTRGKDDFVPIDAGNVRMYVCGPTVYDFAHIGNARPVIVFDVLYRLLRYLYGEAHVTYVRNITDVDDKINARAARDYPSVPPVEAIRDLTEKTYAQFEQDVTELGCLKPTVTPRATEHIAEMIAIIERLIAGGFAYVAEGHALFHVPAMPDYGTLARRSLDDMMAGARVEVAPYKRDPMDFVLWKPSSNDEPGWDSPWGRGRPGWHIECSAMSWKHLGETFDIHGGGIDLVFPHHENEVAQSRCAFHKDVMANVFMHNGFLQVEGEKMSKSLGNFFTIRELLNDWPGEVLRFNMLKTHYRQPIDFTIKGLEDGWKTLDDWYAIAADAAPGRPSEGLIEALNDDLNTAKAIAELHAVKGDPATLSASLRLLGFLGDSASAWTARRPAANIDEGRVKALIAARIEARKTKNFAESDRIRDELVAMGVVLMDAKNKDTGEIETTWDLKR; encoded by the coding sequence TTGGCACTCAGGCTCTACAACACGCTGACGCGTGGCAAGGATGATTTCGTTCCGATCGATGCCGGCAACGTTCGCATGTACGTTTGCGGCCCCACGGTCTACGACTTCGCCCATATCGGCAACGCCCGGCCGGTGATCGTCTTCGATGTGCTCTATCGCTTGCTGCGTTACCTCTATGGTGAGGCGCACGTCACCTACGTGCGCAACATCACCGACGTCGATGACAAGATCAACGCCCGCGCCGCCCGCGACTATCCAAGCGTGCCGCCCGTCGAGGCGATCCGCGATCTGACCGAAAAGACCTATGCCCAGTTCGAGCAGGACGTGACCGAACTCGGCTGCCTCAAGCCGACGGTAACGCCACGCGCCACCGAGCATATCGCCGAGATGATCGCCATCATCGAACGGCTGATCGCCGGCGGTTTCGCCTATGTCGCCGAAGGGCATGCGCTGTTCCACGTGCCGGCCATGCCCGACTATGGCACCCTGGCTCGCCGCTCTCTCGACGACATGATGGCCGGTGCCCGTGTCGAAGTGGCGCCTTATAAGCGCGACCCGATGGACTTCGTGCTGTGGAAGCCGTCCTCGAACGACGAGCCCGGCTGGGACAGCCCGTGGGGCAGGGGGCGTCCCGGCTGGCATATCGAATGCTCGGCCATGAGTTGGAAGCACCTTGGCGAGACCTTCGACATTCACGGTGGTGGCATCGATCTCGTCTTCCCTCACCACGAGAACGAAGTCGCCCAGTCACGCTGCGCCTTCCACAAGGACGTGATGGCCAACGTCTTCATGCACAACGGCTTCCTGCAGGTCGAGGGCGAGAAGATGTCCAAATCGCTCGGCAACTTCTTCACCATCCGCGAGCTGCTGAATGACTGGCCAGGCGAAGTGCTGCGTTTCAATATGCTGAAGACGCATTACCGCCAGCCGATCGACTTCACCATCAAGGGACTCGAGGACGGCTGGAAGACGCTCGACGATTGGTACGCTATCGCTGCCGACGCAGCGCCCGGCCGACCGTCCGAGGGACTGATCGAAGCGCTCAACGACGATCTCAATACAGCAAAAGCGATCGCCGAGCTGCATGCCGTCAAGGGCGATCCGGCGACGCTATCGGCATCGCTGCGGCTCCTTGGTTTCCTCGGTGACAGTGCCAGCGCGTGGACGGCTCGGCGCCCGGCCGCCAACATCGATGAGGGGCGGGTCAAGGCTTTGATTGCCGCCCGCATTGAAGCGCGCAAGACGAAGAACTTCGCCGAAAGCGACCGCATCCGCGACGAACTCGTCGCCATGGGGGTGGTGTTGATGGACGCCAAGAACAAAGACACTGGCGAGATCGAGACCACCTGGGACCTAAAAAGGTAA
- a CDS encoding CreA family protein, producing the protein MRDVAKSLLGLVALSFVVFLPSLASASDDPELIFKRSTVWHFLTPDHKLAVYAIDDPVVDGVACHFTLPEKGGVEGMLGLAEETSDISLACRQVGPISFKEKFEQGSDMYRQSRSLFFKKMQIVRGCDAKRNVLVYLVYSDKLIEGSPKNSTSTVPIMPWGDTQAAKCGDWLK; encoded by the coding sequence ATGCGTGATGTCGCCAAGTCGCTTCTCGGTCTTGTGGCCTTGAGTTTCGTCGTCTTTCTTCCCTCGCTAGCCTCGGCGTCCGACGACCCTGAATTGATCTTCAAGCGGTCGACGGTCTGGCATTTCCTGACGCCTGATCACAAGCTTGCCGTCTACGCCATCGACGATCCCGTGGTGGATGGCGTCGCCTGCCATTTTACGCTGCCCGAGAAGGGGGGCGTCGAGGGCATGCTGGGCCTTGCCGAGGAGACCTCGGACATCTCGCTCGCTTGCCGACAGGTCGGCCCCATCAGCTTCAAGGAGAAATTCGAGCAGGGCTCCGACATGTATCGCCAGAGCCGTTCGCTGTTCTTCAAGAAAATGCAGATCGTTCGTGGCTGTGACGCCAAACGAAATGTCCTGGTCTACCTCGTCTATTCCGACAAGCTGATCGAGGGCAGTCCGAAGAACTCCACCTCCACCGTCCCGATCATGCCCTGGGGCGATACGCAGGCAGCAAAGTGCGGCGATTGGCTGAAATAG
- a CDS encoding GDSL-type esterase/lipase family protein: MRLSGFALVLGLLAGFLTFPKAWADELACDPIAIDLTQTPQRTPNYPNLKETLQVQAARPERADVVLLGDSLFAGWRTDLPSAFPSTVIYDFAVGGDRTPNLLWRLEKTDLSHLRPSAAVLLIGTNDLAAGTPACAVAAGIETIVEKLRALWPQTAVLVLTIPPRGADFHALDDRRLEVNRAIAKLADRVDKVHAVTIDDDTFTCGQHGKPQLAEVSETTRLSCDNYADDNLHFSTEGYVVLGRILKSAAIQSLDGNVFH, translated from the coding sequence ATGCGATTGTCTGGTTTCGCGCTTGTTCTCGGCCTTCTGGCTGGTTTTTTGACGTTCCCCAAGGCTTGGGCGGATGAGTTGGCATGTGATCCCATCGCCATCGATCTTACGCAGACGCCCCAGCGGACGCCGAATTATCCGAACCTGAAGGAAACCCTCCAGGTGCAGGCAGCTCGTCCCGAGCGGGCCGATGTCGTACTGCTCGGCGATTCGCTGTTTGCCGGTTGGCGCACCGATTTGCCGTCGGCTTTTCCGTCGACCGTCATCTATGATTTCGCAGTTGGCGGCGATCGGACTCCTAATCTGCTCTGGCGCCTGGAAAAGACTGATCTGTCGCATCTCCGGCCATCGGCGGCCGTGCTTCTGATCGGCACCAATGATCTCGCCGCCGGCACACCAGCCTGCGCTGTGGCGGCTGGCATCGAGACGATCGTCGAAAAACTGCGCGCCTTGTGGCCGCAAACGGCAGTGCTCGTTCTGACCATTCCGCCGCGTGGCGCCGATTTCCACGCCCTCGACGATCGGCGGCTGGAAGTGAACCGCGCCATTGCCAAGCTCGCCGACCGCGTCGATAAGGTGCACGCCGTGACGATCGACGACGACACCTTCACCTGTGGCCAGCATGGCAAGCCACAGCTCGCCGAAGTATCTGAGACAACGCGGCTATCCTGCGACAACTATGCCGACGACAATCTCCATTTTTCGACGGAAGGATACGTCGTGCTCGGCCGCATCCTCAAAAGCGCCGCCATTCAGAGCCTTGATGGAAACGTCTTCCATTGA
- the gltX gene encoding glutamate--tRNA ligase: MNTVVRFAPSPTGNIHIGNARPALFNWLFALKTGGQFILRFDDTDRARSTEEFAANIVADLAWLGIRPHTSFRESDRLDRYAAARADLIAKGLLYPCYETSEELEYARKRRLARHLPPVYDRAALKLTDADRVRLEAEGRQPHWRFLLPNFDGDPLSPSRHLVHWQDLCRGEETVDLASLSDPVLIRADGTYLYTLTSVVDDIDTSVTHIIRGGDHITNTGVQIALFEALGGAVPIFAHHNLLTDATGEGFSKRTGSLSLRNLRAEGYEPEAVASLAVNVGTSHAVEKIGSLVDLAADFDLAAVSRSPARFDPSELKALNARIIHGLDYPSVQKRLTDLGIPAHPAFWQAVKGNCTRIGDAAEWWKLITGPVTPVVDEADRDYLTAARDVLPPEPWTDDSFREWTAALKAKTGRKGRDLFLPLRKALTGLDHGPELAPLLPLIGAEAVRARLSAAIGN; encoded by the coding sequence ATGAACACCGTCGTCCGCTTCGCGCCGTCTCCAACCGGCAATATCCACATCGGCAACGCCCGTCCGGCCCTCTTCAACTGGCTGTTCGCTCTAAAGACCGGCGGCCAGTTCATCCTTCGCTTTGACGATACGGACCGCGCCCGATCCACCGAGGAGTTCGCGGCAAATATCGTCGCTGACCTTGCTTGGCTCGGCATCCGGCCGCACACGTCTTTCCGCGAGTCGGATCGGCTCGATCGCTACGCGGCCGCCAGGGCCGATCTCATTGCCAAGGGGTTGCTCTATCCCTGCTATGAGACGTCGGAAGAGCTGGAATATGCCCGCAAACGCCGGCTGGCCCGACACCTGCCGCCGGTCTACGATCGGGCGGCCCTGAAACTGACAGACGCCGATCGCGTTCGCCTCGAAGCGGAGGGGCGACAGCCGCACTGGCGCTTCTTGTTGCCCAATTTCGATGGCGATCCGCTGTCGCCGAGTCGCCATCTCGTGCATTGGCAGGATCTCTGCCGTGGCGAGGAAACCGTCGATCTCGCATCGCTGTCCGATCCGGTGCTCATCCGCGCCGATGGCACCTATCTCTACACGCTGACCTCGGTGGTCGACGATATCGACACCTCCGTTACCCACATTATCCGGGGCGGCGACCACATCACCAACACAGGCGTACAGATAGCTTTGTTCGAGGCTTTGGGCGGCGCTGTTCCAATCTTCGCCCACCATAACCTGCTCACCGATGCCACCGGCGAGGGCTTTTCCAAGCGGACAGGATCGCTGTCATTGCGCAATCTGCGCGCTGAGGGCTACGAGCCGGAGGCGGTAGCCTCGCTCGCCGTCAATGTCGGCACCTCGCACGCCGTCGAAAAGATTGGCTCGCTTGTCGATCTCGCCGCCGACTTCGACCTCGCCGCTGTCTCGCGCTCGCCGGCTCGGTTCGATCCGAGCGAACTCAAGGCGTTGAACGCCCGCATCATCCACGGTCTCGACTATCCTTCCGTCCAAAAGCGGCTGACCGATCTCGGCATCCCCGCCCATCCAGCCTTCTGGCAGGCGGTGAAGGGCAATTGCACGCGTATTGGCGACGCGGCCGAATGGTGGAAACTGATTACCGGCCCGGTAACGCCGGTGGTCGATGAGGCCGATCGCGACTATCTGACGGCGGCGCGTGACGTCCTGCCGCCCGAGCCGTGGACCGACGACAGCTTCAGGGAGTGGACAGCGGCGCTCAAAGCGAAAACCGGGCGCAAGGGGCGCGACCTGTTCCTGCCGCTTCGCAAGGCGCTGACGGGCTTGGACCATGGACCCGAGTTGGCACCGCTCCTGCCACTGATCGGCGCGGAGGCGGTGAGGGCGCGCCTTTCGGCTGCGATCGGAAATTGA
- a CDS encoding DNA polymerase III subunit chi, whose amino-acid sequence MTEALFYHLDGQPLERVLPVLLQKSVERGWRVVVEAGTPERLAALDSHLWTFDDAAFLPHGTAADGHSALQPVYLVAGPEAPNGATVRFLIDRAPLPDDAERYERLVLIFDGTDDGALAEARAAWKTLKGRGLEVTYWQQDGEGRWARKA is encoded by the coding sequence ATGACCGAAGCTCTATTCTACCATCTCGACGGTCAGCCGCTCGAACGGGTTTTGCCGGTACTTCTGCAGAAGTCGGTCGAGCGCGGCTGGCGCGTGGTGGTGGAGGCGGGAACGCCCGAGCGACTCGCGGCTCTCGATAGTCATCTTTGGACCTTTGACGACGCCGCCTTCCTGCCGCACGGCACCGCGGCCGATGGCCACTCCGCTCTGCAGCCCGTCTATCTAGTGGCCGGGCCGGAGGCGCCCAATGGCGCTACCGTGCGCTTTCTGATCGACCGTGCGCCGCTGCCCGACGACGCCGAACGCTACGAGCGTCTGGTGCTGATTTTCGATGGCACTGACGACGGGGCGCTGGCCGAGGCACGCGCGGCCTGGAAGACGCTGAAAGGTCGCGGGCTCGAGGTTACCTACTGGCAGCAGGATGGAGAGGGGCGGTGGGCACGCAAGGCATGA
- a CDS encoding leucyl aminopeptidase, with translation MAAAPTLSFSKTLEADAPVLVVLVDPENKAGVMGSTVLDQLTGGLDRAVAATGFSGKAGSFLDLLAPAGLSVGRLILVGVGPVSEFDDKAALKLGGQIYGKLKEVKAKAATVILETTGGALAPELGAEFLLGLRLRAYEFDKYKTVKKDDAPGSVAVTLVAEHAGKLKKAWAETEAVAEGVVIARDLVHEAPNALGPQEFAAEAEKLKKLGVEVEVLGEKDLRKIGMGALLAVAQGSVRPPRVVVMKWNGGKDGDRPAVFIGKGLVFDSGGISIKPASGMEDMKADMGGAAAVTGLFRALAGRKAKVNAIGLLGIVENMPDGGSYRPGDILTSLSGQTIEVVNTDAEGRLVLADVLTYAADRFKPAFMINLATLTGAIVVALGAQIAGLFSNDDQLAGELVKAGEDTGERLWRMPMGSEYDKLIDSRFADMKNSGGRNAGSITAAQFLKRFVGETPWAHLDIAGTAMSSPETDINKAWASGFGVRLLDRLVRNRFES, from the coding sequence ATGGCGGCCGCTCCAACTCTTTCTTTTTCCAAGACGCTCGAGGCCGATGCCCCGGTGCTGGTTGTTCTCGTCGATCCGGAAAATAAGGCCGGTGTCATGGGCAGCACTGTGCTCGATCAATTGACTGGTGGTCTCGACAGAGCCGTGGCGGCCACCGGCTTTTCGGGCAAGGCCGGTTCTTTCCTCGATCTCCTTGCTCCCGCCGGCCTGTCGGTCGGCCGGTTGATTCTGGTCGGCGTCGGACCGGTCTCCGAGTTCGACGATAAGGCGGCGCTGAAGCTGGGCGGCCAGATCTACGGCAAGCTGAAGGAGGTCAAGGCGAAGGCGGCGACGGTGATTCTCGAGACGACGGGCGGGGCGCTTGCCCCCGAACTCGGCGCCGAGTTCCTGCTGGGTCTCCGCCTGCGCGCCTATGAGTTCGACAAGTACAAGACGGTCAAGAAGGATGACGCGCCGGGTTCCGTTGCCGTCACGTTGGTGGCCGAACACGCTGGCAAGCTCAAGAAGGCTTGGGCCGAGACCGAAGCGGTTGCCGAGGGTGTGGTGATCGCCCGCGACCTCGTTCACGAGGCGCCCAACGCGCTGGGTCCGCAGGAGTTTGCCGCCGAAGCCGAGAAATTGAAGAAGCTCGGCGTCGAGGTCGAGGTGCTTGGCGAGAAGGATCTTCGCAAGATTGGCATGGGCGCCCTGCTGGCCGTTGCCCAAGGCTCCGTCCGGCCGCCGCGCGTCGTCGTCATGAAGTGGAACGGTGGCAAGGACGGTGACCGTCCGGCCGTGTTCATCGGCAAGGGACTCGTCTTCGATTCGGGCGGTATTTCCATCAAGCCGGCCTCCGGCATGGAAGATATGAAGGCCGACATGGGCGGCGCCGCCGCTGTAACCGGCCTGTTCCGGGCACTGGCTGGCCGCAAGGCCAAGGTCAACGCCATTGGCCTCCTCGGCATCGTCGAAAACATGCCCGACGGCGGCTCCTACCGCCCAGGCGATATTCTGACCTCGCTGTCTGGCCAGACCATCGAAGTGGTCAACACCGACGCCGAGGGCCGTCTGGTGCTCGCCGACGTACTGACCTACGCCGCCGATCGCTTCAAGCCGGCCTTCATGATCAATCTCGCCACGCTGACGGGGGCCATCGTGGTGGCGCTCGGTGCGCAGATCGCCGGTCTGTTCTCCAATGATGATCAGCTCGCCGGTGAGCTCGTCAAAGCCGGTGAGGATACCGGCGAGCGCCTGTGGCGCATGCCGATGGGCTCGGAATACGATAAGCTGATCGACAGCCGCTTCGCCGACATGAAGAACTCCGGCGGTCGCAATGCCGGTTCGATCACGGCGGCGCAGTTCCTGAAGCGCTTCGTCGGCGAGACGCCCTGGGCGCACCTCGATATTGCCGGTACCGCCATGTCGAGCCCCGAGACCGACATCAACAAGGCCTGGGCGTCGGGCTTTGGCGTGCGCCTGCTTGACCGCCTGGTGCGCAATCGCTTCGAGAGCTGA
- a CDS encoding LptF/LptG family permease, whose product MRRFGTYLFSRTLYAFLGVMLTLAGIAWVTQALRRFDLVTAKGQAIAVYLGLTMLSMPRVLGVVAPFALVVALVLVLQRLQGESGIVAITAAGVSQRRLALPFIAAALMVSVFVGALAFWFNPGASRSVVDMMQSVRADIVANVIQPGRFTQVDTGLMFHIRNRDGDGSLLDLFILDDRNPEFSYTYSAKRGRVAEVSGRSMIVMEQGTIERKAKTSGANTFVTFGSYAFDLSQFSAKTGSANYGLSERTLGELLALRKTDDDPEIAPEIMNRLAEPIYPLAQTLAVFLFLGFPTSNRRGQTLPVTMAIIVGSLVRVLGFAVMGISKGTPEISVMAVVAPTLLTAVFAMMIIIGIHPTVSTGFVDSLIDRLRRTILGRRETAR is encoded by the coding sequence ATGCGGCGTTTCGGCACCTATCTCTTCTCGCGGACGCTTTACGCCTTCCTCGGCGTGATGTTGACGCTGGCCGGAATCGCGTGGGTGACCCAGGCTCTGCGTCGCTTCGACCTGGTGACGGCCAAGGGGCAGGCGATCGCGGTCTATCTTGGACTTACCATGCTGTCGATGCCACGCGTTCTGGGAGTGGTGGCACCCTTTGCGCTGGTGGTGGCTCTCGTCCTGGTCCTGCAGCGCTTGCAGGGAGAGAGCGGCATTGTGGCGATCACCGCGGCGGGTGTGTCGCAGCGACGTCTCGCCCTACCGTTCATTGCCGCGGCGCTGATGGTCTCGGTGTTCGTCGGTGCGCTGGCCTTTTGGTTCAATCCGGGCGCCTCGCGCTCCGTCGTCGACATGATGCAGTCGGTGCGGGCGGACATTGTCGCCAATGTCATCCAACCTGGCCGCTTCACGCAGGTCGACACCGGCCTGATGTTTCATATTCGCAACCGCGACGGCGACGGATCGCTTTTGGATCTGTTCATCCTGGACGACCGCAATCCGGAATTTTCTTATACTTATTCCGCCAAACGCGGCAGGGTTGCCGAGGTGTCGGGGCGTTCGATGATCGTGATGGAACAAGGCACGATCGAACGGAAAGCAAAGACCAGCGGCGCCAACACCTTCGTCACGTTCGGCTCCTACGCCTTCGATCTCAGTCAGTTCAGCGCGAAGACGGGCAGCGCAAATTACGGACTGTCGGAGCGGACGCTGGGCGAACTTCTCGCCCTCCGCAAGACGGACGACGATCCGGAGATCGCTCCGGAAATCATGAACCGCCTCGCCGAGCCAATTTACCCCCTGGCCCAAACGTTAGCCGTTTTCTTGTTCCTGGGTTTTCCAACCAGCAACCGCCGGGGCCAGACGCTGCCGGTGACGATGGCGATTATCGTGGGTTCACTGGTGCGCGTGCTTGGCTTCGCCGTCATGGGGATTTCAAAGGGAACGCCGGAGATTTCCGTCATGGCAGTCGTCGCGCCAACACTGCTCACCGCGGTTTTTGCGATGATGATCATCATCGGCATCCATCCAACCGTTTCCACCGGTTTCGTGGATAGTCTGATCGATCGCCTGCGGCGAACCATCCTTGGTCGGCGGGAGACAGCCCGATGA